From the genome of Phlebotomus papatasi isolate M1 chromosome 2, Ppap_2.1, whole genome shotgun sequence:
TAACAAGATTTAACGAGATTCCTCCGCAATTGCCCAAAATCACGTCTGTGTTGGTCGCAATTTTGGTCAGATTGACTCATGGATGAGATTGAATTTCACTGTTAAGATCGACCAATTCCTCAATCTCATGTCAATATTTTCTTAATGCCTTTGCAGAGTGGTTTTTTTTGCACTGTATTTACTCCAAGATCCGATCAATTAGAAGTTGGGGGCTAAAAAGCTACGCAATCTCTTGAACGCTTGAGCAGCTGCCAGAGGTTAACGAGTTTGCGATAAATTTGCTCTTTTGCCTTTAGAGATGTTCAGTATATCTCCCGTAAAAAGCTTAATCTTTTCAATATGGATttatttttatacgaaaaaaaaacaaacaccaATATCGCCAAATTTTCCACTTTTCATCTCCCACGCTGAAATTCTCTGCTGCAGATTATTAAAGGCAAATCCTTTTCAATTCTGCcactaaaacacaaaataatcCCCATACAGAGAATATTTGGACGCCCTGGCAGTTTGCAAATTAAACATCCACAGTTCTCCATGAAATAATTTAGAACGTGCATTATTGAAGACATTCATGGGGATATCGCAACCAATCTGCAAATTATCCAACTAAATACCAAAAATGATTATCCTGTTGATTGTTCGTTAATATCTCTAGAATTGTAAAAAACCCATTTGAACACCATTGTTTCGCTTTACCCAGGATTATAGCAatgaaagttaattaaaaaataactaaattaaaACTTTAGCAAAAACACATCATAGCAATTGGGGTGGTTTGATGACAATTTAGTCTTCTATATCATCCGGtccaatattcaatttttctcggATAAACGTAttaatgaatttttgatttttaaatatgaGAGATCTGCATTATTTTCTCCAATTTACtgtctgttttttttcaattttgggcTAGAGtttaaacgataagagatatcaacttccgctcttcgatgacccccctctGCCACCCATTAAAAATTCCCTTGAACgatttctctctctttttaactcattttaatcaaatttaaattttgctttgaaaggttttgaaatataCAACTGAGTTGCATAATGTCCTNNNNNNNNNNNNNNNNNNNNNNNNNNNNNNNNNNNNNNNNNNNNNNNNNNNNNNNNNNNNNNNNNNNNNNNNNNNNNNNNNNNNNNNNNNNNNNNNNNNNNNNNNNNNNNNNNNNNNNNNNNNNNNNNNNNNNNNNNNNNNNNNNNNNNNNNNNNNNNNNNNNNNNNNNNNNNNNNNNNNNNNNNNNNNNNNNNNNNNNNNNNNNNNNNNNNNNNNNNNNNNNNNNNNNNNNNNNNNNNNNNNNNNNNNNNNNNNNNNNNNNNNNNNNNNNNNNNNNNNNNNNNNNNNNNNNNNNNNNNNNNNNNNNNNNNNNNNNNNNNNNNNNNNNNNNNNNNNNNNNNNNNNNNNNNNNNNNNNNNNNNNNNNNNNNNNNNNNNNNNNNNNNNNNNNNNNNNNNNNNNNNNNNNNNNNNNNNNNNNNNNNNNNNNNNNNNNNNNNNNNNNNNNNNNNNNNNNNNNNNNNNNNNNNNNNNNNNNNNNNNNNNNNNNNNNNNNNNNNNNctatacactagagaaatttatgttcaggTTTAAGAGTTTTTTCTACAAATGCtaagggaatttgcttcaatatggatataaatttttctagtgtatagaggccattctTGATCCCaatcagtaaattttttttagtgattcgGAAAACCCTCGTTAGATTCTACAACTGAGGGACTGAGCAATGCAGATCAATGCGATTAATGCAACCCTTATGGTATCGATtgatcttaaattttattaagttatagctgaaatggggtacctttgaaattgaacttttttctcctatttataTTTGGAACTGAactttatcatgatataattcagCTCGACAAACgaattgtgaaactaaattgcattatgttaAACCACAAttcctttttaaaataaaaggaaaaaagcccaatttcaaaggtagggtaaatgtcctatttcaaaaccatttccagacgcattaactttgacagaagatttaacacattaagttcatattttttctcaagagaattagataaatttgctccttgactcttctagaatgttactgtttagtgaacattttttagatatagtttgaaaacttcttaaatacaagaaaaatacgcgtgcgtaaaatgcttctattggaaacatattaatccaaatggagacaaaggaaaatttctaattggagacaaacagtgtaactgaaatcgcgacgaaagacttccaaaaccttgtagaattgctcttgagtgcaggatttgttcttattcctggtcttttctcctttcccatctaaaacaataagaaaatctccccaaaaaaatcatatttccggggtttcctgttgaagcatttgcagacacttcagaaaaaccatttttgttcacgaaataagtaattattacttttgaaaacttcacgtaccgttaacaataaagattagcacttaatttaactaaaattagccagaaatatgacataaatgttaaaagaaACAAATGAACAACattcacctcattgtgtttttctttggaaaacatggtcgatcgatgaaaaattcgatggtgaaaaggtacacttttaatttttctgagaaattaacaaattaaaatttgtaaatatgaatggattttcgctttatttagagcaaaattaactaaataatgaaactgtggtatagaaaatatataaatatagcaatttagtactgtatttatcatgaaaacaatgacgtttccatttggagtagcaaaaaatttccatttggagcaggttttgaattagcttaatttaccctaccccATTTCAAAAGTGAACCAATTCCACCTAAGgggttaaaaatttcatttcgaaatggccataactccggttcttaTTAgcagaatgtaaaaaaaaatggtgtttGGAAAGCTCtagtgcagaggtgtgcaaggagcgtttgaaaccgaacaaacgtcaaatgaaacttgttcgtcaatggtcaaaacactcaaaacgctacctgaacaaatttactttgacgtttattcggttttaacgaTTTTTGGATACCTCTGCTCTAGTGAGAGACTTTACCACTCTTTTGACACCCcaacttcatccgatttaatcgaaggtccaattaatcgaaaaatcgattttcgaaaatccaatgtcgaatatttcgaaaattagacgatgctttttcttttaattttaatatgttctagctgatatcgagacctttccaacagtgTGTTGCACTCCTTCCTTGATGATCCCTGACCTGACCTATAATCAAAAAAGTCTCGACCGGACTGTATTTTCGGGGTacgaagcgatttcgatgaaattttagcatatattgtatctgagattgAAACCTGTCTAACGATAGATCTTATCTGTCTCTATTTCTAATACTTATtaagcgatttcaatgaacattttttttcttttgttagtTATATGTACTCAAACCATttagaatagaaaatgaccaatgctcagataagcttatggtacctGAATTCTTTACAGGGGACCTTggagtgcttgcaactcagaattcgtgaaaattcgattttcagttgaattttaggtgtaaagaatcgcgtcaagcAATCCCTTCTTAACGGTCGAAACGGATGAAATTGGTTCGACGCAATTCTTTAttcattccgagttgcaagcacccagAGTTTGCAAGGATACCTTGGTCctctataaagaatctcagccacGTCagtttatctgggcttatcactgctCATTCTCAATgtaataacaatttttcaatgtcaaatgtcaaaatggcTTTAGATAGCGTATTTTTCAGCCAAAGGGATTAATGTTTGgactctttggaaaggtcttggatttttTGACAAGATTAAACTGTTTAcaatcagttatgaaccggaaatgaaccgataaataatttttgtctgaaaatcaattgcCTTTCTAGTaaactattttgggcgatcttttgagtgattaatAAAACGGTTCacatcggttatgaaccggtaaactgTAAATGCTGTGAAAGTATACTTTTGAGCTTTAGCATCCATATCACGAGTTCAAGTATTTCGTAAAGAATGAGGCGTTGTGTCCCCTTTTCCCTGCCCTGGAGGCTCACCCGGAAAAATTACAAGTtaaattccatgaatttttcttCTAAAGTGAAACTTTGCAGTTGGATATGGTAAGGGTAAATCCTTACTGTGAAGCACAATTGTAAAATTTGTGTCAGTTTAATTGGTTTTTGTCTTAAAAATCACTTCCAGCCAGACATAATTCTCAAGTTGTTCTAAAGGTTCTAAAAGTCTTGGACTTCCCGTAATCTTAAAATGTTCATATCAATAATTTACCTAAAAATAAGAATTTgtaatgaaaagaaattaacTGACCTGCTTCAATGTAAGTCTTGCGGTGTATCTAATATCGCTGCCTTCGCGCTTGAAAACCGGATGTGGCTTGTCTCTTATTATAAAGACAATATcggcaggaatttttccacgAGTCTGATCACCCTCCTTCTGAAAAGTCACTCTCGTGCCCGACTTCCAGCCCGGCTTCACAGCTATGCTCACGTACTTCTCCTCCCTCTTGGGTGATCCATCTGGCTGCAGGACTCTCCGTGAGATCTTCATCTTCTTCACGCAACCCTTGTTAATTTCATCCAGCGTGACATACATATCATGCTCAATTGGTGGATCCTGTTGCTTTTCCTTCTTCAATGGTGTGTGAACATTAAATGAATGTGATCTATTTTAtgggaggaaaaaaaagtgttgAATTTTTAGCATTATTTCACCTTGGTCATCTCACTGAAAgtgtgttaaaaataaaattaatcaccTAAATGCTCCGCCTAAGCCATGTCGAGCACCTAAGCCAAAAGGTGAGAAGAAATCTGTATCTGTATCGAGACTGTCGAACATGCTGTTTTTCTCAAATAGATTGTCCGAAAGGTCAAAAAAGGCAGCAAAGGGATTGCTTGAACCGAAGAATTGGGCAAATGTTGCTCGTGGATCACCATGGAATTGGTATGTGAAGTTATTGGTTGTTGGTCCACCACCATTTGACGCTCCTGCTGAGACAGAGAAACCAAAAACATTCACCTCCAATTAATTCCTCACAAATCAACCCAATAAACATTTTCTTATtccaaattttacaaataacGTAAAGAAAACGTAATTTTTACGTTATTAAAATTACTTAGAGAGAATACAACTCTTCTTAcgcaattttcacaaaaacgtATATTACATTCTAACTGGTTAACTCCAGTTTTTCGAAAGTAAGATTTTCGTAATAATAACGTAAATTTTTCAACGCCTCACCATAAAAGATATAACTTTTATGTTacttaataacttttttttttaattttcctattaaaatttcatttttagaaaACATACGTTGTTTTTATTGCCGTTTTCCAAGAAATAATAACAgtaatttttgctaaaaaaaaaatacattagtcTTCTCCTTAAATGTTACTACTATTTTCTATGCTACTTTCCATtctaatttaaagaaatttaacactttcaGGACCGCAGCATGGTGCAGAATgccaatttttggtttttttttaatagaaaatatcTTAGCCCAGGAATTAATCGAGCTTCTACAAAAACTATCCTAGATTTGAATAttcttatagggtaagtgtaccaaatttcggccagctcaCAATTTCGGACACATccttgttcctcaaatttccatgaatttttagtttttgcatattctacaaattatacaatgcaaaaaaatatcacttCGACGAACGATATGGCGTGAAAAAAACGGAAGAACAAGGAACtactatgagaatcaagatggtcgaaatattacccaaggctatagtcgagttcctcaaatttgaattcctcaaatttgaacgatggttgagttcaaaatgtaaaatttgaggttatgtgaagaaagttttgcgtggagtatgaattagaacaatttttctttagtttttcctCAATATTTTCGTATTATAGTAACTTCCACAACAAATTCTACTAATTTCACTATAAATGACATTGAGAATATTCTCTAaggttatttatcttaatttagggaaagtgagTTTCATaagaattccgttacgtttttgaaaatattgttcaaatttgaggagtgagaaatgtcatatataccccccaaatgttcaaatttgaggaactccactgtatctatatttttatttattttaaaatgtattataaatgattttagagaaaacagaGACGacaaactatctacaaggttccatgtATCAGTTCTTAAaagaaaataccaaaaaaaatcaatttatattaaaaaatattgcatttcaaaattaAGACTTGAGCGAATGCATGCAATTATGACGAAATTTAGTACAACTACCCTCGATATGACGACGATTTACTCGATGAGACGATTTACGaatatttcgtaagtccccagaaagaatttgcaaacatttacgaaatactttttttttgcacatttaaAAGGTGTGTGAACACCATTGCAGTCTTGGAAAATCATTTCactaattaagaaaattaatttataagtttGCAAATTCGTTTATCTCAATCGCCATGTTATTGCCATAATACagtaccccatagcaaaagaaagcggaataagTATAACAAGCAAAAAAATCCTCCGagttttccagtatttttccttcaaaaaatccatggaaattttccataatgggttccaaggaaaatttgatgGATTTATGTTGGATTTCTTCTGCGGAATCCATGGAAtattcgtggaatttatgtggatttttccacctaaataaaatagagaacaaataatgaagctgtcacatgcacctcgtgattttactttcgaatattaaagaaatagcaaagattacgaggattataatatgttttactaaaccagcaataacgaattaacactttatgcaataaaaaaatattttataaaaaaaaataatttttcctaaaatatatattaaatgacataaaaacagtactattttaggttggcgatctatttaatgtaatcattTCCCTATtttctacacgaaacgcagtgtcgcataattaattatattataattaccacatgaatcactaaaaatatttgcggaaggtttggaaataaattatccacggtgtcacaacaccattttaattgtttgacattcgagaaaaaaagtggaaaaaaccaTGGGAAAACctgtggaaagatagtggaattttccataggatttttccagcttatcccgcggacgtttcacgtgtgagatTCCATATAAATGTTCCGCGAAACTCCGCGGAAttcaacgctggaattccaATGGATCGtacttgaaatttcatgaagagctcccgtcaaatcattgctctacctgccgattttactcggaggtttttgaattttaacggtatattctagtacattcagagaaaatctgcagattctcggcagaatttctccctagaaaatctgcataacctccattacttcacaaaaatattgttgatttatgaagaaactgtagaagttataaagaaaattgtatgctctgcttaacaagcattaccgagtacacattttagataagtaaaaaaactgcgagcaaaaatactaatttcttaaaaatcgccaatcgaatgatacaaaaacacgaaattttggtcgacactctgtttaaagttttcacttcacttttctctacttgtaacacggcgtcgcagaattctttattttatataaacaccgtgatatcactaagaataactctatagaattttgcaaacttcagtgaaaaatttttccatctcttctgacacatcttgtctggaaagtctggaatgtagaaaaaatctacagaatatctacagaaattcgtcagagattcgtcagaaaatctgccgaaatattctgacgaattttgtcccaagcccaaataaaattcgtaagaatatctacagaatttatctgcagatattctgtagaggtgtagattttctctacagaaatcttaaagatatctgcagatattatttgacgggctaTAATTCCAATAGAATTTCCAactccaaattccatggaaaacttagtggaatttttgcgtcaaattccggggaattttgcaatttggacgctagttttccactggaatttccgcggaattttgctatggggtctactctactgtatttttgcTCACAACGCCATCAAGCGGCATATAACACCAATTTGCCTTTCTGAGACTTTTGGTAAACCTTACGTTATTATTACGTAAATCTTCTCCACTtccgatttctttttttttttttcaaagaattaaaa
Proteins encoded in this window:
- the LOC129802481 gene encoding dnaJ protein homolog 1 isoform X2, producing MGKDYYRILGIQRGATDEDIKKAYRKLALKYHPDKNKTPGAEDRFKEVAEAYEVLSDKKKRDVYDRFGEDGLKGPGASNGGGPTTNNFTYQFHGDPRATFAQFFGSSNPFAAFFDLSDNLFEKNSMFDSLDTDTDFFSPFGLGARHGLGGAFRSHSFNVHTPLKKEKQQDPPIEHDMYVTLDEINKGCVKKMKISRRVLQPDGSPKREEKYVSIAVKPGWKSGTRVTFQKEGDQTRGKIPADIVFIIRDKPHPVFKREGSDIRYTARLTLKQALCGVVFEVPTLDGEKIRISTMQEIIKPNTVKRVKGYGLPFPKETNRKGDLLIAFDIKFPEKLTAAEKELLSDLLPN
- the LOC129802481 gene encoding dnaJ protein homolog 1 isoform X3 — encoded protein: MGKDYYRILGIQRGATDEDIKKAYRKLALKYHPDKNKTPGAEDRFKEVAEAYEVLSDKKKRDVYDRFGEDGLKGRASNGGGPTTNNFTYQFHGDPRATFAQFFGSSNPFAAFFDLSDNLFEKNSMFDSLDTDTDFFSPFGLGARHGLGGAFRSHSFNVHTPLKKEKQQDPPIEHDMYVTLDEINKGCVKKMKISRRVLQPDGSPKREEKYVSIAVKPGWKSGTRVTFQKEGDQTRGKIPADIVFIIRDKPHPVFKREGSDIRYTARLTLKQALCGVVFEVPTLDGEKIRISTMQEIIKPNTVKRVKGYGLPFPKETNRKGDLLIAFDIKFPEKLTAAEKELLSDLLPN